The Ananas comosus cultivar F153 linkage group 7, ASM154086v1, whole genome shotgun sequence genome has a window encoding:
- the LOC109712749 gene encoding protein ETHYLENE-INSENSITIVE 2 isoform X4 has product METFTAPVAAKPYLFPSLGPALMISMGYIDLGKWVAAVDGGVRFGYDLVLPVLFFNFTAILCQYLATCIGMVTGKNLAEMCSEEYSRSSCILLGVQAELSMITSDLTMILGIAHGLNLLFDIDLITCICFASVAAIFLPHFITTLDNQVAEALYVGIAGFALLCYVFGVLVSQPEIPLVMNVIFPKLSGESAYSLMALLGANIMAHNFYIHSAVVQQRKPDTVAIGALFNDHLFAILFIFTGVFLVNYVLMNSAAAVSSSAEVLLSFQDVFLLMDQIFKTAIAPVVFFLVLLFASQINALTSNTGGKVIVQHLFGMNLSVSAHHLLVKVLAFILALYSAKVAGAEGIYQLLIFCQVMQAMVLPSSVIPLFRIASSRLIMGAFKISWYLEVLALFAFFGMLASNIIFIIEMLFGNSGWINNIKGSTGSNFVVPYTVLLLISCASIAFTLYLAATPLKSASEEPDNQLWISPTQKNYQELSESREVNNTPENIEFDDDQVSMVESNLDNLVESHPDKSTVEYQDLSETAVESDQDSKLSIDGTNTSTITCPSPTYLPEEPKFLLEETLPEIVNKTSPGNLPDSIKVETKVEAQAEVCTSKENDEAETLDSDKSLRETFPTSTTDGPGSLTSVKERGSDGFNGSESLSKISGLGRAARRQFAAILDEFWGNLFDFHGKLTQDASMKKLDVLLGLDLRVVGSSANSSAESSKNLFNDADKGLDIAANSSNFMSRRQGRISNLDLSYGRQIGSSSWAQNMQLPNTQLQNSSTNMLEGSEKLYSNFNLPAYSDTRDYQPATIHGYQLASYLKGSSVGRSPYSTISPDPQSASKLSSSFMTNYGDSVMYACGQDALGSDALGSLGTSGIQSPTAAQICRLQAENPYYNPSLVEPSESVGAGAYTKKYHTSPDISALIAASRSSLLNEGNWGGPIGPRPSLSRMASERSQYANSISRTGVPLPFNELSPPRLDRDVFSLQSNLNLNPDSKSLWSRQPFEQLFGVTKMDQSRGDGGIGGVAHRFSTAARQTSYAEAEAKLLQSLQFCITKLLKLEGSEWLFKQNGGCDEELIDRVASAERWLQGGTSEINQIYMGEPQHLASPDQKFGSVQRSEELEARFGQPLPNCGDNCVWRAALVTSFGVWCVRRILELSLVESRPELWGKYTYVLNRLQGILDQAFCKPRQSLLTCSCIELTGKDMRNLTKPLQNGQSLSTLGKPIRGSFTTASVVLEIIKDVEIAVSGRKGRTGTAAGDVAFPKGKENLASVLKRYKRRLSNKSSGAHEGTSSRKATSSGSLVL; this is encoded by the exons ATGGAAACTTTTACGGCTCCTGTCGCTGCAAAGCCTTATCTTTTCCCTTCTCTTGGACCCGCCCTAATGATCTCTATGGGGTATATCGACCTTGGGAAGTGGGTGGCAGCTGTCGATGGTGGGGTGCGTTTTGGATATGATCTTGTGCTACCAGTGCTCTTTTTCAACTTCACTGCAATTTTGTGCCAGTACCTCGCAACTTGTATCGGCATGGTCACTGGAAAAAATCTTGCAGAG ATGTGCAGTGAGGAGTATTCCAGATCATCGTGCATACTTTTGGGAGTTCAAGCAGAGCTGTCCATGATTACTTCGGACCTTACAATG attttgggCATTGCACACGGATTAAATCTACTGTTTGATATTGACCTCATCACGTGCATCTGTTTTGCTAGTGTTGCTGCTATATTCCTTCCTCACTTTATTACCACCTTG GACAACCAGGTCGCAGAAGCACTGTATGTTGGAATAGCAGGCTTTGCTCTGTTATGTTATGTTTTTGGAGTACTAGTTAGTCAGCCAGAAATTCCCCTGGTAATGAATGTTATTTTCCCTAAATTGAGTGGGGAGAGTGCATACTCCTTGATGGCTCTTCTTGGCGCAAATATAATGGCACACAACTTTTACATCCATTCTGCAGTCGTACAG CAGAGAAAACCCGATACTGTTGCTATCGGCGCCTTGTTTAATGATCACTTATTTGCtatcttatttatatttactgGCGTTTTTCTGGTGAATTATGTACTGATGAACTCAGCAGCAGCTGTTTCCAGCAGTGCAGAAGTTCTGCTCAGTTTTCAGGATGTTTTTTTGCTGATGGACCAG ATATTTAAAACTGCTATAGCACCAGTAGTGTTTTTTCTGGTCCTTCTCTTTGCTAGTCAGATCAATGCTTTAACATCAAACACTGGTGGAAAAGTGATCGTGCAACATTTGTTTGGCATGAACCTCTCTGTTTCGGCTCATCATCTGCTAGTTAAAGTTCTCGCCTTCATCTTGGCTCTCTACAGTGCAAAGGTGGCGGGTGCTGAAGGGATATATCAGTTACTGATTTTCTGTCAAGTTATGCAAGCTATGGTTCTTCCATCCTCTGTTATTCCCCTTTTCCGCATTGCTTCATCAAGACTGATAATGGGTGCCTTCAAGATCTCTTGGTATCTCGAAGTCCTGGCTTTGTTTGCCTTTTTCGGAATGCTAGcatcaaacataatttttatcaTAGAGATGCTATTCGGGAATAGTGGTTGGATAAATAACATTAAGGGAAGTACGGGAAGCAATTTTGTTGTCCCTTACACTGTCCTCCTCCTTATTTCTTGTGCATCCATTGCTTTCACACTCTATTTGGCAGCTACACCCCTGAAATCTGCTAGTGAAGAACCAGATAATCAACTATGGATCTCTCCCACCCAGAAAAATTACCAGGAGCTTTCTGAGAGTAGAGAGGTTAATAATACTCCAGAAAATATTGAGTTTGATGACGATCAGGTCTCTATGGTAGAATCTAACTTGGATAATCTGGTAGAGTCTCATCCCGACAAATCAACTGTAGAATATCAAGATCTTTCTGAAACAGCTGTTGAATCCGACCAAGACTCTAAACTATCTATTGATGGCACCAACACTAGTACTATAACTTGTCCTTCCCCAACATATCTTCCTGAAGAACCAAAGTTCCTCCTGGAGGAAACTTTGCCAGAAATAGTAAACAAGACTTCACCTGGTAATTTACCAGATTCTATCAAAGTCGAAACGAAAGTGGAAGCACAAGCAGAGGTTTGCACTTCTAAAGAGAATGATGAAGCAGAAACTTTGGATTCCGATAAGTCTCTTAGAGAAACTTTTCCAACTTCAACAACTGATGGTCCAGGATCTCTTACTAGTGTAAAGGAAAGAGGATCTGATGGGTTTAATGGAAGTGAAAGTTTGTCAAAAATCTCTGGATTGGGTCGTGCAGCAAGACGCCAATTTGCAGCTATTTTGGATGAATTTTGGGGGAATTTATTCGATTTTCACGGTAAACTCACGCAAGATGCAAGCATGAAGAAGCTTGATGTTCTGTTGGGGCTTGATTTAAGAGTTGTTGGGTCCTCGGCCAACTCAAGCGCTGAATCGTCCAAGAATCTCTTTAATGATGCAGATAAGGGACTTGATATTGCTGCAAACTCGAGCAACTTCATGTCTCGTAGGCAAGGTAGAATTTCCAATTTGGACCTAAGTTATGGGCGGCAGATTGGTTCCTCGTCTTGGGCCCAGAACATGCAATTACCAAACACACAACTACAAAACTCAAGCACCAACATGCTTGAGGGTAGTGAGAAGttgtattcaaatttcaatttaccAGCTTATTCCGATACGCGGGATTACCAACCAGCAACCATACACGGCTATCAATTAGCATCCTATCTGAAAGGGTCAAGTGTAGGGCGATCTCCCTACTCTACTATATCACCGGACCCGCAATCAGCTTCTAAGCTTTCTTCATCCTTCATGACAAATTATGGAGATTCAGTTATGTATGCTTGTGGTCAGGATGCGCTTGGTTCGGATGCGCTTGGTTCATTAGGAACGTCAGGTATACAGAGCCCAACTGCTGCTCAAATTTGCAGGCTGCAGGCTGAAAACCCCTATTATAATCCTTCACTGGTTGAACCTAGTGAGAGTGTTGGCGCTGGAGCATATACAAAAAAGTACCATACTTCACCTGACATATCTGCATTAATTGCAGCTAGTAGGAGCTCCTTGTTAAATGAAGGTAACTGGGGTGGGCCCATTGGGCCACGGCCTTCTCTAAGTAGGATGGCATCTGAGAGGTCACAATATGCAAACTCTATCTCTAGGACGGGAGTTCCGTTACCTTTCAATGAGCTTTCTCCACCCAGACTTGATAGAGATGTTTTCTCGTTGCagtcgaatttgaatttgaatcctgATTCCAAATCTCTTTGGTCGAGGCAACCTTTTGAGCAATTATTTGGTGTGACAAAAATGGATCAGAGTAGGGGAGATGGAGGGATTGGGGGAGTTGCCCATAGATTTAGCACAGCTGCCAGGCAAACCTCTTATGCGGAAGCAGAAGCCAAACTACTTCAATCTCTCCAATTTTGCATTACAAAACTGTTGAAATTAGAAGGTTCAGAATGGCTCTTTAAACAGAATGGTGGGTGTGATGAAGAACTGATTGATCGAGTGGCTTCAGCTGAGAGATGGTTACAAGGAGGTACAAGTGAGATCAATCAGATTTACATGGGAGAGCCTCAGCATTTGGCTTCTCCTGATCAGAAGTTCGGTTCCGTGCAGAGGAGCGAAGAGTTGGAAGCCCGATTTGGTCAGCCATTGCCTAATTGTGGAGATAATTGTGTGTGGCGGGCAGCTCTGGTGACGAGTTTCGGTGTTTGGTGCGTTCGCCGTATCTTGGAGCTATCACTTGTAGAGAGCCGGCCAGAGCTTTGGGGCAAGTATACTTATGTTCTAAACCGCCTTCAg GGAATTCTCGACCAAGCATTTTGTAAGCCCCGGCAATCCCTCCTAACATGCTCATGTATTGAGCTCACGGGGAAGGACATGAGAAATCTCACCAAGCCATTGCAGAATGGGCAATCATTATCGACACTTGGTAAACCAATCAGAGGGTCCTTCACAACTGCTAGTGTGGTCCTCGAGATCATCAAGGATGTCGAGATTGCTGTTTCTGGTCGCAAGGGCCGGACAGGGACTGCGGCCGGGGACGTCGCATTcccaaaaggaaaagagaacTTGGCATCTGTACTGAAGCGGTACAAGCGGCGGCTCTCCAACAAGTCTTCAGGTGCCCATGAAGGTACTTCATCTCGGAAGGCCACTTCGTCGGGTTCCTTGGTCTTATAG
- the LOC109712749 gene encoding protein ETHYLENE-INSENSITIVE 2 isoform X3, translating to METFTAPVAAKPYLFPSLGPALMISMGYIDLGKWVAAVDGGVRFGYDLVLPVLFFNFTAILCQYLATCIGMVTGKNLAEMCSEEYSRSSCILLGVQAELSMITSDLTMILGIAHGLNLLFDIDLITCICFASVAAIFLPHFITTLDNQVAEALYVGIAGFALLCYVFGVLVSQPEIPLVMNVIFPKLSGESAYSLMALLGANIMAHNFYIHSAVVQQQRKPDTVAIGALFNDHLFAILFIFTGVFLVNYVLMNSAAAVSSSAEVLLSFQDVFLLMDQIFKTAIAPVVFFLVLLFASQINALTSNTGGKVIVQHLFGMNLSVSAHHLLVKVLAFILALYSAKVAGAEGIYQLLIFCQVMQAMVLPSSVIPLFRIASSRLIMGAFKISWYLEVLALFAFFGMLASNIIFIIEMLFGNSGWINNIKGSTGSNFVVPYTVLLLISCASIAFTLYLAATPLKSASEEPDNQLWISPTQKNYQELSESREVNNTPENIEFDDDQVSMVESNLDNLVESHPDKSTVEYQDLSETAVESDQDSKLSIDGTNTSTITCPSPTYLPEEPKFLLEETLPEIVNKTSPGNLPDSIKVETKVEAQAEVCTSKENDEAETLDSDKSLRETFPTSTTDGPGSLTSVKERGSDGFNGSESLSKISGLGRAARRQFAAILDEFWGNLFDFHGKLTQDASMKKLDVLLGLDLRVVGSSANSSAESSKNLFNDADKGLDIAANSSNFMSRRQGRISNLDLSYGRQIGSSSWAQNMQLPNTQLQNSSTNMLEGSEKLYSNFNLPAYSDTRDYQPATIHGYQLASYLKGSSVGRSPYSTISPDPQSASKLSSSFMTNYGDSVMYACGQDALGSDALGSLGTSGIQSPTAAQICRLQAENPYYNPSLVEPSESVGAGAYTKKYHTSPDISALIAASRSSLLNEGNWGGPIGPRPSLSRMASERSQYANSISRTGVPLPFNELSPPRLDRDVFSLQSNLNLNPDSKSLWSRQPFEQLFGVTKMDQSRGDGGIGGVAHRFSTAARQTSYAEAEAKLLQSLQFCITKLLKLEGSEWLFKQNGGCDEELIDRVASAERWLQGGTSEINQIYMGEPQHLASPDQKFGSVQRSEELEARFGQPLPNCGDNCVWRAALVTSFGVWCVRRILELSLVESRPELWGKYTYVLNRLQGILDQAFCKPRQSLLTCSCIELTGKDMRNLTKPLQNGQSLSTLGKPIRGSFTTASVVLEIIKDVEIAVSGRKGRTGTAAGDVAFPKGKENLASVLKRYKRRLSNKSSGAHEGTSSRKATSSGSLVL from the exons ATGGAAACTTTTACGGCTCCTGTCGCTGCAAAGCCTTATCTTTTCCCTTCTCTTGGACCCGCCCTAATGATCTCTATGGGGTATATCGACCTTGGGAAGTGGGTGGCAGCTGTCGATGGTGGGGTGCGTTTTGGATATGATCTTGTGCTACCAGTGCTCTTTTTCAACTTCACTGCAATTTTGTGCCAGTACCTCGCAACTTGTATCGGCATGGTCACTGGAAAAAATCTTGCAGAG ATGTGCAGTGAGGAGTATTCCAGATCATCGTGCATACTTTTGGGAGTTCAAGCAGAGCTGTCCATGATTACTTCGGACCTTACAATG attttgggCATTGCACACGGATTAAATCTACTGTTTGATATTGACCTCATCACGTGCATCTGTTTTGCTAGTGTTGCTGCTATATTCCTTCCTCACTTTATTACCACCTTG GACAACCAGGTCGCAGAAGCACTGTATGTTGGAATAGCAGGCTTTGCTCTGTTATGTTATGTTTTTGGAGTACTAGTTAGTCAGCCAGAAATTCCCCTGGTAATGAATGTTATTTTCCCTAAATTGAGTGGGGAGAGTGCATACTCCTTGATGGCTCTTCTTGGCGCAAATATAATGGCACACAACTTTTACATCCATTCTGCAGTCGTACAG caGCAGAGAAAACCCGATACTGTTGCTATCGGCGCCTTGTTTAATGATCACTTATTTGCtatcttatttatatttactgGCGTTTTTCTGGTGAATTATGTACTGATGAACTCAGCAGCAGCTGTTTCCAGCAGTGCAGAAGTTCTGCTCAGTTTTCAGGATGTTTTTTTGCTGATGGACCAG ATATTTAAAACTGCTATAGCACCAGTAGTGTTTTTTCTGGTCCTTCTCTTTGCTAGTCAGATCAATGCTTTAACATCAAACACTGGTGGAAAAGTGATCGTGCAACATTTGTTTGGCATGAACCTCTCTGTTTCGGCTCATCATCTGCTAGTTAAAGTTCTCGCCTTCATCTTGGCTCTCTACAGTGCAAAGGTGGCGGGTGCTGAAGGGATATATCAGTTACTGATTTTCTGTCAAGTTATGCAAGCTATGGTTCTTCCATCCTCTGTTATTCCCCTTTTCCGCATTGCTTCATCAAGACTGATAATGGGTGCCTTCAAGATCTCTTGGTATCTCGAAGTCCTGGCTTTGTTTGCCTTTTTCGGAATGCTAGcatcaaacataatttttatcaTAGAGATGCTATTCGGGAATAGTGGTTGGATAAATAACATTAAGGGAAGTACGGGAAGCAATTTTGTTGTCCCTTACACTGTCCTCCTCCTTATTTCTTGTGCATCCATTGCTTTCACACTCTATTTGGCAGCTACACCCCTGAAATCTGCTAGTGAAGAACCAGATAATCAACTATGGATCTCTCCCACCCAGAAAAATTACCAGGAGCTTTCTGAGAGTAGAGAGGTTAATAATACTCCAGAAAATATTGAGTTTGATGACGATCAGGTCTCTATGGTAGAATCTAACTTGGATAATCTGGTAGAGTCTCATCCCGACAAATCAACTGTAGAATATCAAGATCTTTCTGAAACAGCTGTTGAATCCGACCAAGACTCTAAACTATCTATTGATGGCACCAACACTAGTACTATAACTTGTCCTTCCCCAACATATCTTCCTGAAGAACCAAAGTTCCTCCTGGAGGAAACTTTGCCAGAAATAGTAAACAAGACTTCACCTGGTAATTTACCAGATTCTATCAAAGTCGAAACGAAAGTGGAAGCACAAGCAGAGGTTTGCACTTCTAAAGAGAATGATGAAGCAGAAACTTTGGATTCCGATAAGTCTCTTAGAGAAACTTTTCCAACTTCAACAACTGATGGTCCAGGATCTCTTACTAGTGTAAAGGAAAGAGGATCTGATGGGTTTAATGGAAGTGAAAGTTTGTCAAAAATCTCTGGATTGGGTCGTGCAGCAAGACGCCAATTTGCAGCTATTTTGGATGAATTTTGGGGGAATTTATTCGATTTTCACGGTAAACTCACGCAAGATGCAAGCATGAAGAAGCTTGATGTTCTGTTGGGGCTTGATTTAAGAGTTGTTGGGTCCTCGGCCAACTCAAGCGCTGAATCGTCCAAGAATCTCTTTAATGATGCAGATAAGGGACTTGATATTGCTGCAAACTCGAGCAACTTCATGTCTCGTAGGCAAGGTAGAATTTCCAATTTGGACCTAAGTTATGGGCGGCAGATTGGTTCCTCGTCTTGGGCCCAGAACATGCAATTACCAAACACACAACTACAAAACTCAAGCACCAACATGCTTGAGGGTAGTGAGAAGttgtattcaaatttcaatttaccAGCTTATTCCGATACGCGGGATTACCAACCAGCAACCATACACGGCTATCAATTAGCATCCTATCTGAAAGGGTCAAGTGTAGGGCGATCTCCCTACTCTACTATATCACCGGACCCGCAATCAGCTTCTAAGCTTTCTTCATCCTTCATGACAAATTATGGAGATTCAGTTATGTATGCTTGTGGTCAGGATGCGCTTGGTTCGGATGCGCTTGGTTCATTAGGAACGTCAGGTATACAGAGCCCAACTGCTGCTCAAATTTGCAGGCTGCAGGCTGAAAACCCCTATTATAATCCTTCACTGGTTGAACCTAGTGAGAGTGTTGGCGCTGGAGCATATACAAAAAAGTACCATACTTCACCTGACATATCTGCATTAATTGCAGCTAGTAGGAGCTCCTTGTTAAATGAAGGTAACTGGGGTGGGCCCATTGGGCCACGGCCTTCTCTAAGTAGGATGGCATCTGAGAGGTCACAATATGCAAACTCTATCTCTAGGACGGGAGTTCCGTTACCTTTCAATGAGCTTTCTCCACCCAGACTTGATAGAGATGTTTTCTCGTTGCagtcgaatttgaatttgaatcctgATTCCAAATCTCTTTGGTCGAGGCAACCTTTTGAGCAATTATTTGGTGTGACAAAAATGGATCAGAGTAGGGGAGATGGAGGGATTGGGGGAGTTGCCCATAGATTTAGCACAGCTGCCAGGCAAACCTCTTATGCGGAAGCAGAAGCCAAACTACTTCAATCTCTCCAATTTTGCATTACAAAACTGTTGAAATTAGAAGGTTCAGAATGGCTCTTTAAACAGAATGGTGGGTGTGATGAAGAACTGATTGATCGAGTGGCTTCAGCTGAGAGATGGTTACAAGGAGGTACAAGTGAGATCAATCAGATTTACATGGGAGAGCCTCAGCATTTGGCTTCTCCTGATCAGAAGTTCGGTTCCGTGCAGAGGAGCGAAGAGTTGGAAGCCCGATTTGGTCAGCCATTGCCTAATTGTGGAGATAATTGTGTGTGGCGGGCAGCTCTGGTGACGAGTTTCGGTGTTTGGTGCGTTCGCCGTATCTTGGAGCTATCACTTGTAGAGAGCCGGCCAGAGCTTTGGGGCAAGTATACTTATGTTCTAAACCGCCTTCAg GGAATTCTCGACCAAGCATTTTGTAAGCCCCGGCAATCCCTCCTAACATGCTCATGTATTGAGCTCACGGGGAAGGACATGAGAAATCTCACCAAGCCATTGCAGAATGGGCAATCATTATCGACACTTGGTAAACCAATCAGAGGGTCCTTCACAACTGCTAGTGTGGTCCTCGAGATCATCAAGGATGTCGAGATTGCTGTTTCTGGTCGCAAGGGCCGGACAGGGACTGCGGCCGGGGACGTCGCATTcccaaaaggaaaagagaacTTGGCATCTGTACTGAAGCGGTACAAGCGGCGGCTCTCCAACAAGTCTTCAGGTGCCCATGAAGGTACTTCATCTCGGAAGGCCACTTCGTCGGGTTCCTTGGTCTTATAG
- the LOC109712749 gene encoding protein ETHYLENE-INSENSITIVE 2 isoform X5, whose protein sequence is MNVIFPKLSGESAYSLMALLGANIMAHNFYIHSAVVQQQRKPDTVAIGALFNDHLFAILFIFTGVFLVNYVLMNSAAAVSSSAEVLLSFQDVFLLMDQIFKTAIAPVVFFLVLLFASQINALTSNTGGKVIVQHLFGMNLSVSAHHLLVKVLAFILALYSAKVAGAEGIYQLLIFCQVMQAMVLPSSVIPLFRIASSRLIMGAFKISWYLEVLALFAFFGMLASNIIFIIEMLFGNSGWINNIKGSTGSNFVVPYTVLLLISCASIAFTLYLAATPLKSASEEPDNQLWISPTQKNYQELSESREVNNTPENIEFDDDQVSMVESNLDNLVESHPDKSTVEYQDLSETAVESDQDSKLSIDGTNTSTITCPSPTYLPEEPKFLLEETLPEIVNKTSPGNLPDSIKVETKVEAQAEVCTSKENDEAETLDSDKSLRETFPTSTTDGPGSLTSVKERGSDGFNGSESLSKISGLGRAARRQFAAILDEFWGNLFDFHGKLTQDASMKKLDVLLGLDLRVVGSSANSSAESSKNLFNDADKGLDIAANSSNFMSRRQGRISNLDLSYGRQIGSSSWAQNMQLPNTQLQNSSTNMLEGSEKLYSNFNLPAYSDTRDYQPATIHGYQLASYLKGSSVGRSPYSTISPDPQSASKLSSSFMTNYGDSVMYACGQDALGSDALGSLGTSGIQSPTAAQICRLQAENPYYNPSLVEPSESVGAGAYTKKYHTSPDISALIAASRSSLLNEGNWGGPIGPRPSLSRMASERSQYANSISRTGVPLPFNELSPPRLDRDVFSLQSNLNLNPDSKSLWSRQPFEQLFGVTKMDQSRGDGGIGGVAHRFSTAARQTSYAEAEAKLLQSLQFCITKLLKLEGSEWLFKQNGGCDEELIDRVASAERWLQGGTSEINQIYMGEPQHLASPDQKFGSVQRSEELEARFGQPLPNCGDNCVWRAALVTSFGVWCVRRILELSLVESRPELWGKYTYVLNRLQGILDQAFCKPRQSLLTCSCIELTGKDMRNLTKPLQNGQSLSTLGKPIRGSFTTASVVLEIIKDVEIAVSGRKGRTGTAAGDVAFPKGKENLASVLKRYKRRLSNKSSGAHEGTSSRKATSSGSLVL, encoded by the exons ATGAATGTTATTTTCCCTAAATTGAGTGGGGAGAGTGCATACTCCTTGATGGCTCTTCTTGGCGCAAATATAATGGCACACAACTTTTACATCCATTCTGCAGTCGTACAG caGCAGAGAAAACCCGATACTGTTGCTATCGGCGCCTTGTTTAATGATCACTTATTTGCtatcttatttatatttactgGCGTTTTTCTGGTGAATTATGTACTGATGAACTCAGCAGCAGCTGTTTCCAGCAGTGCAGAAGTTCTGCTCAGTTTTCAGGATGTTTTTTTGCTGATGGACCAG ATATTTAAAACTGCTATAGCACCAGTAGTGTTTTTTCTGGTCCTTCTCTTTGCTAGTCAGATCAATGCTTTAACATCAAACACTGGTGGAAAAGTGATCGTGCAACATTTGTTTGGCATGAACCTCTCTGTTTCGGCTCATCATCTGCTAGTTAAAGTTCTCGCCTTCATCTTGGCTCTCTACAGTGCAAAGGTGGCGGGTGCTGAAGGGATATATCAGTTACTGATTTTCTGTCAAGTTATGCAAGCTATGGTTCTTCCATCCTCTGTTATTCCCCTTTTCCGCATTGCTTCATCAAGACTGATAATGGGTGCCTTCAAGATCTCTTGGTATCTCGAAGTCCTGGCTTTGTTTGCCTTTTTCGGAATGCTAGcatcaaacataatttttatcaTAGAGATGCTATTCGGGAATAGTGGTTGGATAAATAACATTAAGGGAAGTACGGGAAGCAATTTTGTTGTCCCTTACACTGTCCTCCTCCTTATTTCTTGTGCATCCATTGCTTTCACACTCTATTTGGCAGCTACACCCCTGAAATCTGCTAGTGAAGAACCAGATAATCAACTATGGATCTCTCCCACCCAGAAAAATTACCAGGAGCTTTCTGAGAGTAGAGAGGTTAATAATACTCCAGAAAATATTGAGTTTGATGACGATCAGGTCTCTATGGTAGAATCTAACTTGGATAATCTGGTAGAGTCTCATCCCGACAAATCAACTGTAGAATATCAAGATCTTTCTGAAACAGCTGTTGAATCCGACCAAGACTCTAAACTATCTATTGATGGCACCAACACTAGTACTATAACTTGTCCTTCCCCAACATATCTTCCTGAAGAACCAAAGTTCCTCCTGGAGGAAACTTTGCCAGAAATAGTAAACAAGACTTCACCTGGTAATTTACCAGATTCTATCAAAGTCGAAACGAAAGTGGAAGCACAAGCAGAGGTTTGCACTTCTAAAGAGAATGATGAAGCAGAAACTTTGGATTCCGATAAGTCTCTTAGAGAAACTTTTCCAACTTCAACAACTGATGGTCCAGGATCTCTTACTAGTGTAAAGGAAAGAGGATCTGATGGGTTTAATGGAAGTGAAAGTTTGTCAAAAATCTCTGGATTGGGTCGTGCAGCAAGACGCCAATTTGCAGCTATTTTGGATGAATTTTGGGGGAATTTATTCGATTTTCACGGTAAACTCACGCAAGATGCAAGCATGAAGAAGCTTGATGTTCTGTTGGGGCTTGATTTAAGAGTTGTTGGGTCCTCGGCCAACTCAAGCGCTGAATCGTCCAAGAATCTCTTTAATGATGCAGATAAGGGACTTGATATTGCTGCAAACTCGAGCAACTTCATGTCTCGTAGGCAAGGTAGAATTTCCAATTTGGACCTAAGTTATGGGCGGCAGATTGGTTCCTCGTCTTGGGCCCAGAACATGCAATTACCAAACACACAACTACAAAACTCAAGCACCAACATGCTTGAGGGTAGTGAGAAGttgtattcaaatttcaatttaccAGCTTATTCCGATACGCGGGATTACCAACCAGCAACCATACACGGCTATCAATTAGCATCCTATCTGAAAGGGTCAAGTGTAGGGCGATCTCCCTACTCTACTATATCACCGGACCCGCAATCAGCTTCTAAGCTTTCTTCATCCTTCATGACAAATTATGGAGATTCAGTTATGTATGCTTGTGGTCAGGATGCGCTTGGTTCGGATGCGCTTGGTTCATTAGGAACGTCAGGTATACAGAGCCCAACTGCTGCTCAAATTTGCAGGCTGCAGGCTGAAAACCCCTATTATAATCCTTCACTGGTTGAACCTAGTGAGAGTGTTGGCGCTGGAGCATATACAAAAAAGTACCATACTTCACCTGACATATCTGCATTAATTGCAGCTAGTAGGAGCTCCTTGTTAAATGAAGGTAACTGGGGTGGGCCCATTGGGCCACGGCCTTCTCTAAGTAGGATGGCATCTGAGAGGTCACAATATGCAAACTCTATCTCTAGGACGGGAGTTCCGTTACCTTTCAATGAGCTTTCTCCACCCAGACTTGATAGAGATGTTTTCTCGTTGCagtcgaatttgaatttgaatcctgATTCCAAATCTCTTTGGTCGAGGCAACCTTTTGAGCAATTATTTGGTGTGACAAAAATGGATCAGAGTAGGGGAGATGGAGGGATTGGGGGAGTTGCCCATAGATTTAGCACAGCTGCCAGGCAAACCTCTTATGCGGAAGCAGAAGCCAAACTACTTCAATCTCTCCAATTTTGCATTACAAAACTGTTGAAATTAGAAGGTTCAGAATGGCTCTTTAAACAGAATGGTGGGTGTGATGAAGAACTGATTGATCGAGTGGCTTCAGCTGAGAGATGGTTACAAGGAGGTACAAGTGAGATCAATCAGATTTACATGGGAGAGCCTCAGCATTTGGCTTCTCCTGATCAGAAGTTCGGTTCCGTGCAGAGGAGCGAAGAGTTGGAAGCCCGATTTGGTCAGCCATTGCCTAATTGTGGAGATAATTGTGTGTGGCGGGCAGCTCTGGTGACGAGTTTCGGTGTTTGGTGCGTTCGCCGTATCTTGGAGCTATCACTTGTAGAGAGCCGGCCAGAGCTTTGGGGCAAGTATACTTATGTTCTAAACCGCCTTCAg GGAATTCTCGACCAAGCATTTTGTAAGCCCCGGCAATCCCTCCTAACATGCTCATGTATTGAGCTCACGGGGAAGGACATGAGAAATCTCACCAAGCCATTGCAGAATGGGCAATCATTATCGACACTTGGTAAACCAATCAGAGGGTCCTTCACAACTGCTAGTGTGGTCCTCGAGATCATCAAGGATGTCGAGATTGCTGTTTCTGGTCGCAAGGGCCGGACAGGGACTGCGGCCGGGGACGTCGCATTcccaaaaggaaaagagaacTTGGCATCTGTACTGAAGCGGTACAAGCGGCGGCTCTCCAACAAGTCTTCAGGTGCCCATGAAGGTACTTCATCTCGGAAGGCCACTTCGTCGGGTTCCTTGGTCTTATAG